One stretch of Methylopila sp. 73B DNA includes these proteins:
- a CDS encoding peptidoglycan -binding protein, protein MALSSRRRYQPVDYWPGFVDALSTLLLVIIFLLTVFMVAQFLLGREVSGKDTALQRLNAQIAELTDLLALERSSVRSAQEDISSLSASLQAVQSERDRLKAAAEAGASRADAAGGQASALQGQLDRERDLSARAQSQIELLNQQIAALRRQMAALEDALNASETRDRESQAKLADLGSRLNVALAQRVQELNRYRSDFFGRLRQILADRPDVRVVGDRFVFQSEVLFDVGQGLLSEAAKPELDKIAQALVQLNGEIPSDINWVMRVDGHTDIRPTRGAFPSNWSLSAARAIAVVEYLVSKGVPPQRLLAAGFGEFQPLDTAQTEDAYRRNRRIELKLTER, encoded by the coding sequence ATGGCGCTGAGCTCGCGGCGGCGCTACCAGCCGGTCGACTACTGGCCGGGCTTCGTCGACGCGCTGTCGACGCTGCTGCTCGTCATCATCTTCCTGCTGACCGTGTTCATGGTCGCCCAGTTCCTGCTCGGCCGCGAGGTCTCGGGCAAGGACACGGCGCTGCAGCGCCTCAACGCGCAGATCGCGGAGCTCACCGACCTGCTGGCGCTCGAGCGGTCGAGCGTCCGCTCCGCACAGGAGGACATCTCCTCGCTGAGCGCGAGCCTGCAGGCGGTCCAGAGCGAACGCGACCGGCTGAAGGCCGCGGCGGAAGCTGGCGCAAGCCGGGCCGACGCCGCGGGCGGACAGGCCTCCGCGCTGCAGGGCCAGCTCGACCGCGAGCGCGACCTCTCCGCCCGCGCCCAGAGTCAGATCGAGCTGCTGAACCAGCAGATCGCGGCGCTTCGTCGGCAGATGGCCGCGCTCGAGGACGCCCTGAACGCCTCCGAGACCCGCGACCGCGAGAGTCAGGCCAAGCTCGCGGACCTCGGCTCCCGGCTGAACGTGGCGCTCGCCCAGCGCGTGCAGGAACTCAACCGCTACCGCTCCGACTTCTTCGGGCGGCTGCGCCAGATCCTCGCCGACCGGCCGGACGTGCGGGTGGTGGGCGACCGCTTCGTGTTCCAGTCCGAGGTGCTGTTCGACGTCGGCCAGGGCCTCTTGAGCGAAGCCGCGAAGCCGGAGCTCGACAAGATCGCCCAGGCGCTGGTGCAGCTCAACGGCGAGATCCCGTCCGACATCAACTGGGTGATGCGGGTCGACGGCCACACCGACATCCGCCCGACCCGCGGCGCGTTTCCGTCGAACTGGTCGCTGTCGGCCGCGCGGGCCATCGCGGTGGTCGAGTATCTCGTCTCGAAGGGCGTGCCGCCCCAGCGCCTGCTGGCCGCCGGCTTCGGCGAGTTCC
- a CDS encoding MaoC family dehydratase encodes MTAVLQPRDASPAEPVDQIAFEDLVIGQTAEIRHEVSEDGVKTFAALTGDTNPIHLSEAYAANTRFGGRIAHGLYTASLISAVLGTRLPGPGAVYLSQTIKFRAPVRIGDEVVAQVEITALDPGRQRATFFCTCSVGDKVVLDGEAQVMVPSRDEIDAELA; translated from the coding sequence ATGACCGCCGTTCTGCAGCCCAGGGACGCTTCGCCCGCCGAGCCGGTCGACCAGATCGCGTTCGAGGATCTCGTCATCGGCCAGACCGCCGAGATCCGCCACGAGGTGTCGGAGGACGGCGTCAAGACCTTCGCGGCGCTCACCGGCGACACCAACCCGATCCATCTCTCGGAAGCCTACGCCGCCAACACCCGCTTCGGGGGCCGAATCGCCCATGGGCTCTACACCGCGAGCCTGATTTCGGCGGTGCTCGGCACGCGGCTTCCCGGCCCCGGCGCGGTCTATCTCTCGCAGACCATCAAGTTCCGCGCGCCCGTGCGCATCGGCGACGAGGTGGTCGCCCAGGTCGAGATCACCGCGCTCGATCCCGGCCGCCAGCGGGCGACCTTCTTCTGCACCTGCTCGGTGGGCGACAAGGTCGTGCTGGACGGCGAGGCCCAGGTGATGGTGCCGAGCCGCGACGAGATCGACGCCGAGCTGGCGTAA
- a CDS encoding response regulator: protein MAIDHTMPVLIVDDYKTMLRIIRNLLKQIGFEDVDEAADGSEALGKMRDKRYGLVISDWNMEPMTGIELLREVRADDKLNRTPFIMVTAESKTENVIAAKKAGVNNYIVKPFNAQTLKAKIDAVFGE from the coding sequence ATGGCCATCGACCATACGATGCCGGTGCTCATCGTCGACGATTACAAGACGATGCTCCGCATCATCCGCAACCTCTTGAAGCAGATCGGCTTCGAAGACGTGGACGAGGCGGCCGACGGGTCGGAAGCGCTCGGCAAGATGCGCGACAAGCGCTACGGCCTGGTCATCTCCGACTGGAACATGGAGCCCATGACCGGCATCGAGCTTCTGCGCGAAGTGCGCGCCGACGACAAGCTCAACCGCACGCCGTTCATCATGGTCACTGCCGAATCCAAGACTGAGAACGTCATCGCGGCCAAGAAGGCCGGCGTCAACAACTACATCGTGAAGCCGTTCAACGCCCAGACGCTCAAGGCGAAGATCGACGCGGTGTTTGGAGAATAA
- a CDS encoding protein phosphatase CheZ: MSAKRADRALTEPFDRVRAYVDAKSAGEASFSDVVSLAEITADSMQAFFASIDRSIYRELRDIADYITRMRDEIAALRAGELKSGKIATAGEHLGAIVTATEQATNTIMECAEAMMNAEGEDEATFKAVVNEKVMEIFEACSFQDLTGQRIARVIETLENIEQRVGRFAAAVKTEGDDQAGPETDREKRARELLLHGPQDANVAIAQDDIDALMRG, from the coding sequence ATGTCCGCCAAACGCGCTGATCGCGCTTTGACTGAACCGTTCGACCGTGTGAGAGCCTATGTCGACGCCAAGAGCGCCGGCGAGGCCTCCTTCAGCGACGTGGTCTCGCTCGCCGAGATCACGGCGGACTCGATGCAGGCGTTCTTCGCCTCGATCGACCGCTCGATCTACCGCGAGCTGCGCGACATCGCCGACTACATCACCCGCATGCGCGACGAGATCGCGGCTCTGCGGGCCGGCGAGCTCAAGTCCGGCAAGATCGCGACCGCGGGCGAGCATCTCGGCGCGATCGTGACCGCGACCGAGCAGGCCACGAACACGATCATGGAATGCGCCGAGGCGATGATGAACGCCGAAGGCGAGGACGAGGCGACCTTCAAGGCGGTGGTCAACGAGAAGGTCATGGAGATCTTCGAGGCCTGCTCGTTCCAGGACCTCACCGGCCAGCGCATCGCCCGCGTGATCGAGACGCTGGAGAACATCGAGCAGCGCGTCGGCCGCTTCGCCGCTGCGGTGAAGACCGAGGGCGACGACCAGGCCGGGCCGGAGACGGACCGCGAGAAGCGCGCCCGCGAACTGCTGCTGCATGGGCCGCAGGACGCCAACGTCGCGATCGCCCAGGACGACATCGACGCCCTGATGCGCGGCTGA
- a CDS encoding DUF2093 domain-containing protein, translated as MNRYERPPSSGEAEVRYLDADFRVLKPGGYVLCAVTGEKIALDELRYWSVARQEAYAGAGEALARELGKG; from the coding sequence ATGAACCGCTACGAACGCCCGCCGTCGTCCGGCGAAGCCGAGGTCCGCTACCTCGACGCCGATTTTCGCGTGCTGAAGCCCGGCGGCTATGTGCTGTGCGCCGTCACCGGCGAAAAGATCGCCCTGGACGAACTGCGCTACTGGAGCGTCGCCCGCCAGGAGGCCTACGCCGGCGCCGGCGAGGCGCTCGCGCGGGAATTGGGCAAGGGCTGA
- the lpxK gene encoding tetraacyldisaccharide 4'-kinase, with the protein MRAPGFWWREPGLAAAALAPLGALYGAVAARRMARRGETVSAPVVCVGNFVVGGAGKTPTAIFLAERLAAAGKRPFLLSRGYGGSLDGPTLVDARTHLASEVGDEPLLLATAAPTVVARNRPAGARFAADRGAGVIILDDGLQNPELAKTVTLAVVDGARGVGNGRCLPAGPLRAPLAAQFARTDMILVIGPGAPGAALAIEAGRRGLAVHHGALVPAPQDAERLHGRRVIAVAGLGRPEKLRDTLEAIGARVERFVALGDHALPSETQARAVADAARAADAVVVTTEKDFVKWREQRPELAEIAVALPVRLIVEEEERLLASLRAAIAAARGDGAAL; encoded by the coding sequence ATGCGCGCGCCCGGTTTCTGGTGGCGGGAGCCGGGCCTCGCCGCGGCGGCCCTCGCGCCGCTGGGGGCGCTCTATGGCGCCGTCGCCGCGCGGCGCATGGCGCGAAGGGGCGAGACCGTCTCCGCGCCCGTCGTCTGCGTCGGCAACTTCGTCGTCGGCGGCGCCGGCAAGACCCCGACCGCGATCTTCCTCGCCGAGCGCCTCGCGGCCGCCGGGAAGCGCCCCTTCCTGCTCTCGCGCGGCTATGGCGGGAGCCTCGACGGCCCCACGCTGGTCGACGCCCGGACGCACCTCGCCTCCGAGGTCGGCGACGAGCCGCTGCTTCTCGCAACGGCGGCCCCGACGGTCGTCGCGCGGAACCGGCCCGCCGGGGCCCGCTTCGCGGCCGATCGCGGCGCTGGCGTGATCATCCTCGACGACGGGTTGCAGAATCCCGAGCTCGCCAAGACTGTCACGCTCGCCGTCGTGGACGGCGCACGCGGCGTCGGCAACGGCCGCTGCCTGCCGGCGGGGCCGTTGCGCGCGCCGCTGGCTGCGCAGTTCGCCCGGACGGACATGATCCTCGTCATAGGCCCCGGCGCGCCGGGCGCGGCGCTGGCTATAGAGGCGGGTCGCCGCGGCCTCGCCGTCCATCACGGCGCCCTGGTCCCCGCTCCGCAGGACGCCGAACGTCTCCACGGGCGCCGCGTGATCGCGGTCGCGGGGCTCGGCCGCCCGGAGAAACTGCGCGACACTCTGGAGGCGATCGGCGCGCGAGTGGAACGCTTCGTAGCGCTCGGCGACCACGCCCTTCCCAGCGAAACGCAGGCGCGCGCCGTCGCGGACGCCGCCCGCGCCGCCGACGCGGTGGTCGTCACGACGGAGAAGGACTTCGTGAAGTGGCGGGAGCAACGGCCGGAGCTGGCGGAGATCGCCGTCGCCCTGCCGGTGCGGCTGATCGTCGAGGAGGAGGAGCGTCTGCTGGCGAGCCTCCGCGCCGCAATCGCAGCAGCGCGCGGGGACGGCGCAGCCCTTTGA
- a CDS encoding 3-deoxy-D-manno-octulosonic acid transferase — MTDVLSSRQRSMADRIRLRVTAPLALYREGLKVARPFAGALLRRRAGAGKESAERLGERRGRAGVARPDGPLVWLHGASVGELVSLLPLIESLTRRGFWALVTTGTVTSAAVAAERLPEGAIHQFLPLDVPAYADRFLEHWKPDLVLIAESELWPNLLRRARRLGAPIGLVNARMSQRSFARWRRAPRTIGALLGHFDSCLAQSAGDAARFAELGARHVVDVGNLKFDSPPPPADPATLTALGRLVRGRPVFVAASTHPGEDAAVARAHAVARVRAPDLLTILAPRHPAAGAAAVEAASLQGVVAQTRSSGAAPDRESEFYVADTIGELGLFYRIADVVFMGGSLAPHGGQNPIEPAKLGKPVLHGPHVRNFADIYGALDAARGAAEVDGPDALGAAAGDMLADPHARAAMGAAAEATCARLGGALNRTLQAIEPYLIQLRLGVG, encoded by the coding sequence ATGACCGACGTCCTCTCGTCCCGGCAGCGTTCCATGGCCGACCGCATCCGCCTCCGCGTCACCGCGCCGCTCGCGCTCTACCGCGAGGGCCTCAAGGTCGCGCGGCCGTTCGCCGGCGCGCTGCTGCGCCGCCGCGCCGGAGCGGGCAAGGAAAGCGCCGAACGGCTCGGCGAGCGGCGCGGGCGCGCCGGCGTCGCGCGGCCGGACGGTCCGCTCGTGTGGCTGCATGGGGCGAGCGTCGGCGAGCTGGTCTCGCTGCTGCCGCTGATCGAGAGCCTGACGCGGCGCGGCTTCTGGGCGCTGGTCACCACCGGCACCGTGACCTCGGCGGCGGTCGCGGCCGAGCGGCTGCCCGAGGGCGCCATCCACCAGTTCCTGCCGCTCGACGTGCCGGCCTACGCCGACCGCTTCCTCGAGCACTGGAAGCCCGATCTCGTTCTGATCGCGGAGAGCGAGCTCTGGCCGAACCTGCTCCGCCGCGCCCGCCGGCTCGGCGCGCCGATCGGCCTCGTCAACGCGCGGATGTCGCAGCGCTCGTTCGCGCGCTGGCGGCGGGCGCCCCGGACCATCGGCGCCCTGCTCGGGCATTTCGATTCCTGCCTCGCCCAGTCCGCGGGCGACGCCGCGCGCTTCGCCGAGCTCGGCGCGCGCCATGTGGTCGACGTCGGCAACCTGAAGTTCGACTCGCCGCCGCCGCCCGCCGATCCGGCGACGCTGACCGCGCTCGGCCGCCTCGTCCGCGGACGCCCGGTGTTCGTGGCGGCGAGCACCCATCCCGGCGAGGACGCGGCTGTCGCCCGCGCCCACGCCGTGGCCCGGGTGCGCGCGCCCGACCTGCTCACAATCCTCGCCCCGCGCCATCCCGCCGCCGGGGCCGCCGCGGTCGAGGCCGCGAGCCTGCAGGGCGTCGTGGCGCAGACCCGGTCCTCCGGAGCGGCTCCGGACCGCGAGAGCGAGTTCTACGTCGCCGACACCATCGGCGAGCTCGGCCTGTTCTACCGGATCGCCGACGTCGTCTTCATGGGCGGGTCGCTCGCGCCCCACGGCGGGCAGAACCCGATCGAGCCCGCAAAGCTCGGCAAGCCGGTCCTGCACGGGCCGCACGTGCGCAACTTCGCCGACATCTACGGCGCGCTCGACGCGGCCCGCGGCGCGGCGGAAGTCGACGGACCCGACGCCCTCGGGGCCGCGGCGGGCGACATGCTCGCCGATCCGCACGCCCGCGCGGCCATGGGCGCCGCGGCGGAGGCGACCTGCGCCCGGCTCGGCGGCGCGCTGAACCGCACGCTCCAGGCGATCGAGCCCTATCTCATCCAGCTCCGGCTCGGCGTGGGCTGA
- a CDS encoding lysophospholipid acyltransferase family protein: MLKSLGRSAAAQGAAGRLLASYIRLVRASNRWIFEPADFQDRLVPHLPVIVALWHGQHLMVPAMKRDDMPARTLASRHVDGGINAIACASFGIGAVRGSGGEGRKALKRGGARALREMLEALKAGDSMVFTADVPKVSGVAGDGVALLAKLSGRPIFPFAVATSRSKTLATWDRAEINLPFGRGAVVLGEPIHVAPDADADALEAARQAVGDGLDRAHARAYALVGRRWGRPQAGPEADTNGAHVWPPT, from the coding sequence ATGCTGAAGTCGCTGGGGCGCTCCGCCGCCGCGCAGGGAGCGGCGGGCCGCCTGCTCGCGAGCTATATCCGGCTGGTGCGCGCGTCCAACCGCTGGATTTTCGAGCCCGCCGACTTCCAGGATCGGCTGGTCCCGCACCTCCCCGTGATCGTCGCGCTGTGGCATGGGCAGCACCTCATGGTGCCGGCCATGAAGCGCGACGACATGCCGGCCCGGACGCTGGCCTCGCGGCACGTCGACGGCGGGATCAACGCCATCGCCTGCGCCTCCTTCGGCATCGGCGCGGTGCGCGGGTCCGGCGGCGAGGGCCGCAAGGCGCTGAAGCGGGGCGGCGCGCGGGCGCTGCGGGAGATGCTCGAGGCGCTGAAGGCCGGCGACAGCATGGTGTTCACCGCCGACGTGCCGAAGGTCTCAGGCGTCGCGGGCGACGGGGTGGCGCTGCTCGCCAAGCTCTCGGGGCGGCCGATCTTCCCCTTCGCGGTCGCGACCAGCCGGTCGAAGACGCTCGCGACCTGGGACCGGGCCGAGATCAATCTTCCGTTCGGCCGCGGCGCCGTGGTGCTGGGCGAGCCGATCCATGTCGCGCCCGACGCCGACGCCGACGCCCTGGAGGCCGCGCGGCAAGCGGTCGGCGACGGCCTCGACCGGGCCCACGCGCGCGCCTACGCTCTCGTCGGACGCCGCTGGGGACGGCCGCAGGCCGGCCCTGAGGCGGACACAAACGGCGCCCATGTCTGGCCGCCGACATGA
- a CDS encoding DUF4170 domain-containing protein — translation MTDAVQPKQLLHLVFGGELEDVSGVKFHDLAKLDIVGVFPDYESARAAWKAKAQATVDDAHMRYFVVHLHRLLEPDAPK, via the coding sequence ATGACCGACGCCGTGCAGCCCAAGCAGCTCCTCCACCTCGTGTTCGGCGGGGAGCTCGAGGACGTGTCCGGCGTCAAGTTCCACGACCTCGCCAAGCTCGACATCGTCGGCGTGTTCCCGGACTACGAGAGCGCCCGGGCCGCCTGGAAGGCGAAGGCGCAGGCGACCGTCGACGACGCGCACATGCGCTACTTCGTCGTGCATCTCCACCGGCTACTGGAGCCGGACGCGCCGAAGTAG
- a CDS encoding 3'(2'),5'-bisphosphate nucleotidase CysQ, with protein MQSSAAPLDLERLAGRLAEVVTAAGAIAAALFANGGAQKWTKADDSPVTEADLAVDRYLAERLPPLAPGSGWLSEETADTPDRLTRRHVWVVDPIDGTRAFVDGVPEWVVSVALVEDGKPIVGIVHNPVKNVTHAAIRGGGATLNGRVLAVADAASLDGARVGGTKSLIAPLRPRGVQEGAWIYALANRLVKVADGALDAALARPAAHDWDIAAAHLILEEAGAKLTDFDGAQPSYNRETTRHGALVAAAPERHGVLLAAIANDPTLTAAKEWKR; from the coding sequence GTGCAGTCCTCCGCCGCGCCGCTCGATCTCGAACGCCTCGCCGGCCGTCTCGCGGAGGTGGTCACGGCCGCAGGCGCAATCGCGGCGGCGCTGTTCGCCAATGGCGGCGCGCAGAAGTGGACCAAGGCCGACGACAGCCCGGTCACCGAGGCCGATCTCGCCGTCGACCGCTACCTCGCCGAACGGCTGCCGCCGCTCGCGCCGGGCTCCGGCTGGCTGTCCGAGGAGACCGCCGACACCCCCGACCGCCTCACCCGCCGCCATGTCTGGGTGGTCGACCCGATCGACGGCACCCGCGCCTTCGTGGACGGCGTGCCGGAATGGGTGGTCTCGGTCGCGCTGGTGGAGGACGGCAAGCCGATCGTCGGCATCGTCCACAACCCGGTCAAGAACGTGACCCACGCAGCGATCCGCGGCGGCGGCGCGACCCTCAACGGGCGCGTGCTCGCCGTCGCCGACGCGGCCTCGCTCGACGGCGCGCGCGTCGGCGGAACGAAGTCGCTGATCGCCCCCTTGCGCCCGCGCGGCGTGCAGGAGGGGGCGTGGATCTACGCGCTCGCGAACCGGCTGGTGAAGGTCGCCGACGGCGCGCTGGACGCCGCCCTCGCCCGTCCCGCCGCCCACGACTGGGACATCGCGGCCGCGCACCTGATCCTCGAGGAGGCCGGCGCGAAGCTGACCGACTTCGACGGCGCGCAGCCCTCCTACAACCGCGAAACCACCCGGCACGGGGCGCTCGTCGCCGCCGCGCCGGAGCGACACGGCGTGCTGCTCGCCGCGATCGCGAACGACCCGACCCTTACCGCCGCCAAGGAATGGAAACGATGA
- a CDS encoding DUF6101 family protein, with amino-acid sequence MGRQTEAGVQARVGTGSADRLDPFALPVRFAAPDAAADGGERRVTLEAGRVVVDRMVRSVSMRIAVPLNCFSGVAVRVAPGEKPECDRVEVVLAHRDRALDVPLHESAPGGDGLAEWKSWGRALKLPLLVEELDGRRSTPAKLLGLVEVGRPRPRRRHSLLAGRRPRFLVKRRTGKLTAETKVNRGEREIIARN; translated from the coding sequence GTGGGACGTCAAACCGAGGCCGGCGTGCAGGCGCGCGTCGGAACGGGGTCGGCCGACCGGCTCGATCCCTTCGCGCTTCCTGTCCGTTTCGCGGCGCCCGACGCCGCGGCGGACGGGGGCGAACGGCGCGTGACGCTCGAAGCCGGGCGCGTCGTGGTGGACAGGATGGTTCGGAGCGTATCGATGCGGATCGCGGTTCCCCTCAATTGCTTTTCCGGCGTCGCCGTGCGCGTTGCGCCGGGCGAGAAGCCGGAATGCGACCGGGTCGAGGTGGTCCTCGCCCACCGCGACCGCGCGCTCGACGTGCCGCTCCACGAGAGCGCGCCGGGCGGCGACGGGCTGGCCGAATGGAAGAGCTGGGGGCGGGCGCTCAAGCTGCCGCTGCTGGTCGAGGAGCTCGACGGCCGCCGCTCGACGCCGGCGAAGCTGCTCGGGCTGGTCGAAGTCGGCCGCCCGCGTCCGCGCCGGCGCCACAGCCTGCTCGCCGGCCGCCGCCCGCGCTTCCTCGTGAAACGCCGGACGGGCAAGCTCACGGCCGAGACGAAGGTCAACCGCGGCGAACGCGAGATCATCGCCCGGAACTGA
- a CDS encoding ammonium transporter: MALTKTVNAEVFYWWCTALMIAIHAGFLAYEMGASRAKNALASGLKNLLAFAFLVPTFYFFGWWIYLAFPTGFTVSEAASGGVVWGESMGPNLGDNASGIFWAAFTLFAATTASIMSGAVIERIRMSAFTILAILLGGFVWILGASWGWHPEGWLTTSWGLHDIGAAGCVHMIAGFFTLGVLINLGPRLGRFNADGTVNHIAGHNMPMSLIGLMIIVMGFFGFLGGCIIYNGGTWMTIYNTPTTLSAFAFNTLMGVAGGMIGSYLVTRDPFWMMSGALIGVISSAPGLDVYYPALAFLISFVGGCVIPKLADMLLVRFKIDDAVGAVAVHGFGGVWGLLAAGLFASGYPNVSGPAVSFSGQLMSVVVFAVLGFVPGFAASYLLKMFGLLRTDPKVELAGLDISEVPVKAYPEASTIPAFTGEALSPAE, encoded by the coding sequence GTGGCCTTGACCAAAACGGTCAACGCCGAGGTGTTCTACTGGTGGTGCACCGCGCTGATGATCGCCATCCACGCAGGCTTCCTCGCCTACGAGATGGGCGCCTCGCGCGCGAAGAACGCGCTGGCCTCCGGCCTCAAGAACCTTCTGGCCTTCGCCTTCCTGGTGCCGACCTTCTACTTCTTCGGCTGGTGGATCTATCTCGCGTTCCCCACCGGCTTCACCGTCTCCGAGGCCGCGTCCGGCGGCGTCGTCTGGGGGGAGTCCATGGGGCCGAACCTCGGGGACAACGCCTCCGGCATTTTCTGGGCCGCCTTCACGCTGTTCGCCGCCACCACCGCCTCCATCATGTCGGGCGCCGTGATCGAGCGCATCCGCATGTCGGCCTTCACCATCCTCGCCATCCTGCTCGGCGGCTTCGTCTGGATCCTGGGGGCCTCATGGGGCTGGCACCCGGAGGGCTGGCTCACCACCAGCTGGGGCCTGCACGACATCGGCGCCGCCGGCTGCGTCCACATGATCGCGGGGTTCTTCACGCTCGGCGTGCTGATCAACCTCGGGCCGCGGCTTGGGCGCTTCAACGCCGACGGCACGGTCAACCACATCGCCGGCCACAACATGCCGATGTCGCTGATCGGCCTGATGATCATCGTGATGGGCTTCTTCGGCTTCCTCGGCGGCTGCATCATCTACAACGGCGGCACGTGGATGACGATCTACAACACGCCGACCACCCTCTCCGCCTTCGCCTTCAACACCCTGATGGGCGTCGCCGGCGGCATGATCGGCTCCTACCTCGTCACCCGCGATCCGTTCTGGATGATGTCCGGCGCGCTGATCGGCGTGATCTCCTCGGCGCCCGGCCTCGACGTCTACTACCCGGCGCTCGCCTTCCTGATCAGCTTCGTCGGCGGCTGCGTCATCCCGAAGCTCGCGGACATGCTGCTGGTGCGCTTCAAGATCGACGACGCGGTGGGCGCGGTGGCCGTCCACGGCTTCGGCGGCGTCTGGGGCTTGCTCGCCGCGGGCCTCTTCGCCTCCGGCTACCCCAACGTCAGCGGTCCCGCCGTCTCGTTCAGCGGCCAGCTGATGAGCGTCGTGGTGTTCGCGGTGCTCGGCTTCGTGCCCGGCTTCGCGGCGTCCTACCTGCTGAAGATGTTCGGCCTGCTCCGCACCGATCCCAAGGTCGAGCTCGCGGGCCTCGACATCTCGGAAGTGCCGGTCAAGGCCTATCCGGAAGCCTCCACCATCCCGGCCTTCACCGGCGAGGCGCTGAGCCCCGCCGAGTGA
- a CDS encoding cation transporter: MSCCSHCPSPDAGPGGPAQRRVLWAALAINAAMFVVEVAAGLAAGSASLQADALDFLGDAANYGVSLAVVGLAIGLRARAAQLKGVTMAAFGLWVIGAAAWHGLHGTLPAAGTMGVVGVLALAANAASFALLWAYRDGDANMRSAWICTRNDVVGNVAVMLAALGVFGTGTGWPDVIVAGIMAALALQGAVIVLRQANAELRAAKRDLSTRPRRSGRLEYRPKA, encoded by the coding sequence ATGAGCTGCTGCAGCCACTGCCCTTCGCCCGACGCCGGACCCGGCGGACCCGCGCAGCGCCGCGTCCTTTGGGCGGCGCTGGCGATCAACGCCGCCATGTTCGTGGTCGAGGTCGCGGCGGGGCTCGCGGCGGGATCCGCCTCGCTGCAAGCCGACGCGCTGGACTTTCTCGGCGACGCGGCGAACTACGGCGTGAGCCTTGCAGTCGTGGGCCTTGCGATCGGCCTCCGCGCCCGCGCCGCGCAGCTCAAGGGCGTCACGATGGCCGCCTTCGGGTTGTGGGTCATCGGCGCCGCGGCGTGGCACGGGCTTCACGGCACGCTGCCCGCCGCCGGAACGATGGGCGTCGTCGGCGTGCTCGCCCTCGCCGCGAACGCCGCCTCCTTCGCCCTGCTCTGGGCCTATCGTGACGGCGACGCCAACATGCGCTCGGCCTGGATCTGCACCCGCAACGACGTGGTGGGCAACGTCGCGGTGATGCTCGCGGCCCTCGGCGTGTTCGGCACGGGAACGGGCTGGCCCGACGTCATCGTCGCCGGGATCATGGCGGCTCTTGCGCTGCAGGGCGCTGTGATCGTCCTGCGCCAGGCGAACGCCGAGCTCCGCGCGGCGAAGCGCGACCTGTCGACCCGGCCCCGCCGGTCCGGTCGGCTGGAGTACCGGCCGAAAGCCTGA
- the ubiA gene encoding 4-hydroxybenzoate octaprenyltransferase encodes MIDRTSSGAVADAAPANWVDTTAPASWRPFLRLARADRPIGAWLLFWPCAWSVGLAAAAAGWSASNLLHLALFAVGSVAMRGAGCTYNDLVDRDIDAKVARTRSRPLPSGQVTAKGAALFLAAQLLVGLLVLVALPPFAILVGVCSVLPVALYPFMKRITWWPQAMLGVCFGWGALMGWAAAFESLGAAPLLLHGAAFLWIIGYDTIYAHQDKEDDALVGVGSTALLFGERTRPILAGLYVGAVALLALAVHAAGGGAVAYLGVAAFAAHCGWQVKALDIADPTLCLKIFKSNREAGALIFLGLLVDALLRT; translated from the coding sequence ATGATCGATCGGACCTCATCCGGCGCCGTCGCTGACGCCGCGCCTGCGAACTGGGTGGACACGACCGCGCCCGCGAGCTGGCGGCCGTTCCTGCGGCTTGCGCGGGCGGATCGGCCGATCGGGGCCTGGCTGCTGTTCTGGCCCTGCGCCTGGTCGGTCGGGCTCGCCGCCGCGGCCGCCGGCTGGAGCGCGTCGAACCTCCTGCACCTCGCGCTGTTCGCCGTCGGCTCGGTGGCGATGCGCGGCGCCGGCTGCACCTACAACGACCTCGTGGACCGCGACATCGACGCCAAGGTCGCCCGCACCCGCTCCCGCCCCCTGCCCTCCGGCCAGGTGACGGCGAAAGGCGCCGCGCTGTTCCTCGCGGCCCAGCTCCTCGTGGGCCTGCTGGTGCTGGTCGCGCTGCCGCCCTTCGCGATCCTCGTCGGCGTCTGCTCGGTGCTTCCGGTCGCGCTCTACCCCTTTATGAAGCGGATCACCTGGTGGCCGCAGGCGATGCTCGGCGTCTGCTTCGGCTGGGGCGCGCTGATGGGCTGGGCGGCGGCCTTTGAAAGCCTCGGCGCGGCGCCCCTGCTGCTGCATGGCGCGGCGTTCCTCTGGATCATCGGCTACGACACGATCTACGCCCACCAGGACAAGGAGGACGACGCCCTCGTCGGCGTCGGCTCCACCGCCCTGCTGTTCGGCGAACGCACCCGGCCCATCCTCGCGGGCCTCTACGTCGGCGCCGTCGCGCTTTTGGCCCTCGCGGTCCACGCCGCGGGCGGCGGCGCGGTCGCCTATCTCGGCGTCGCGGCCTTCGCCGCGCATTGCGGCTGGCAGGTGAAGGCGCTCGACATCGCCGACCCGACGCTGTGCCTCAAGATCTTCAAGTCGAACCGCGAAGCCGGCGCCCTTATCTTCCTGGGGCTCCTGGTCGACGCCCTTCTCAGGACGTAA